A window of the Proteus terrae subsp. cibarius genome harbors these coding sequences:
- a CDS encoding ESPR domain-containing protein — protein MNHIYKLIWCMASNCFIVVSELAKGNKKAYLVPKKNLFCL, from the coding sequence ATGAACCATATTTATAAATTAATTTGGTGCATGGCAAGTAATTGCTTTATTGTTGTTTCTGAATTAGCTAAAGGTAACAAAAAAGCATATCTTGTACCAAAAAAAAATCTCTTTTGTCTGTAG
- the fis gene encoding DNA-binding transcriptional regulator Fis has protein sequence MFEQRVNSDVLTVATVNSQDQVTQKPLRDSVKQALKNYFAQLNGQDVNDLYELVLAEVEQPLLDMVMQYTRGNQTRAAQMMGINRGTLRKKLKKYGMN, from the coding sequence ATGTTCGAACAACGCGTAAATTCAGACGTACTAACAGTTGCCACCGTAAATTCACAAGATCAGGTGACCCAAAAACCTTTACGTGACTCAGTTAAACAAGCACTGAAGAACTATTTTGCTCAATTAAACGGTCAAGACGTTAATGACTTATATGAGCTAGTATTGGCTGAAGTTGAACAGCCATTGTTGGACATGGTAATGCAGTACACCCGTGGCAACCAAACGCGTGCAGCGCAAATGATGGGCATTAACCGCGGCACACTGCGTAAGAAACTGAAAAAATACGGCATGAACTGA
- a CDS encoding SMI1/KNR4 family protein: MLTTLNQWLPIPLCPIERGEDKEWLLIDNRYTFPQDYIEFVMQYGSGHIANFITLFNPFSENEYLNFFQQKEAILKDFDSLIQADPDYYTFHLYPKDNGLLPIGVTDNGDTLFWVVSSNDSSLWTIAIIPSRASEVEFIAENLTGFLEGVLSKRIRCQSFPAGFPSENITFISNN; the protein is encoded by the coding sequence ATGTTAACAACATTAAATCAGTGGCTACCAATACCTTTATGTCCGATAGAACGAGGAGAAGATAAGGAATGGCTGCTTATTGATAATCGATACACCTTTCCTCAAGACTATATTGAATTTGTCATGCAATATGGTTCAGGGCACATAGCCAACTTTATTACGTTATTTAATCCATTTAGTGAGAATGAATATCTTAATTTCTTTCAGCAAAAAGAGGCAATCCTTAAGGATTTTGATTCGTTAATACAGGCTGATCCTGATTATTATACTTTTCATCTGTACCCTAAAGATAATGGACTTTTGCCTATTGGAGTGACAGATAATGGAGATACTCTGTTTTGGGTTGTTTCATCCAATGATAGCAGTTTATGGACAATAGCAATTATTCCATCCAGAGCCTCTGAAGTAGAATTTATTGCAGAAAATCTGACAGGGTTTTTAGAAGGAGTGCTATCAAAACGAATTCGTTGTCAGTCATTTCCAGCAGGGTTCCCATCAGAGAATATAACGTTCATTTCAAACAACTGA
- a CDS encoding autotransporter outer membrane beta-barrel domain-containing protein, whose amino-acid sequence MSVALISILPVSTSFAVENEVPLNISGKNQQVVNTSKISNVNIINNITIEKIGNGKHAIEAVIDNTTSTGNISIKNTGNLKTNGNHAFGIFAENKDVGDIKIEHSGNISTNGLASHGIYAKSDADGASQKINIDVKKSNIMINDSLATNDNEIAYHVYAEQDNIQSGDVNINVSDSKLSGISGDYGSTAVYIKSKSDKGNLLATLNNTDISLDGFNADGVHLVNLSDTSAGDITIETNSGSIVSKNSEGNVEYNYALFGNQKGKNATGDIRITNNATNITTGSKDNDNGRGAIGIHALFDSQTASGDIVIDNKGNINTLAKGDMNNGIYTNNAGTGNILISNTGNITTNGTASSAIHSQQDNVQAKKDSVNQISNSGKLETLGNYSSGITLIKKNAGKVLVNNEGDAVINGSFSHGIYLDTQGGDIQVQSSKGDITTSGDTSHGIFVNNKSAADNTLVINNSSNISTTGARTGSNNSAAAIRVTQEGDGKINLTNSGNISTKGIEARNIYINALGNSAVEVNNSGSLTSENSSAVGIYSQGDVLITNTGNISAKNKADSKQEVSGHGIEGISRTGNINIQHLAGDITVENNAQNQQSHGIVAGGGTNTEVARSADILIGSKANIDATQGNSAVFLKTVKEGSVNINQGATVKGGNDAGVHFEVENGGAGDYAINNAGFISAKSDKAINVVGSDANSQLSLTNSGTLQGVVNANNKTALNLENTGTFLVRNQNNETKNVAISHFNNGTINNTGTIKLLAVDGINSNTTGEYVPHGTLSSASSGIVHGQLLGVKDFNHSGVLDLTGAGLSGNSFVISGGQVAGQNGNGTFTTNGGTLKMATTLNEGGQESRSDVLVVDNLKKGNDATKIDIVIASGSKEIATKENGIQLVKTLGTQDADAFELAGPVTYGRYEYLLYDGDASGVNDGYYLRNQLKKTDEKIPNPNVGAYLGNQYAAANMFNQNILDRRDNVQAPDQTVWARINYNQVKTDHIRDTQELQIDSTLLQIGADFYRDEEKGRVAGAYVGYGYSDVENRSRLTGTKAEGDVKGVQLGAYYSWMPEKDNGPYVDVWGHFAHYNNKLKGQAQKNQDRKYDSYGFAVSTEGGYSFIVEENDVNKWVLKPHVQLTYNYIDADDFTDHNNTRFSHNKSEGVQTRLGARFYGNKQQPKGLLPFVEANWLYNGMDNEVVLNGDKESSDIGKNIGELKIGLQGNVNDSSSLFIHFNVQKGSHDYQQIGGQIGYNYNW is encoded by the coding sequence TTGTCTGTAGCATTAATTAGTATATTACCAGTTTCAACTTCTTTTGCAGTTGAAAATGAAGTTCCATTAAATATTTCGGGGAAAAATCAACAGGTAGTTAACACATCTAAAATTAGCAATGTTAATATTATCAATAATATTACAATAGAAAAAATCGGTAATGGCAAGCATGCGATTGAAGCAGTTATTGATAATACGACATCGACAGGAAATATTTCAATAAAAAACACTGGAAACCTGAAAACAAATGGTAACCATGCTTTTGGTATTTTTGCTGAAAATAAAGATGTGGGGGATATAAAGATTGAACACTCGGGAAATATATCCACAAATGGACTAGCAAGTCATGGTATTTATGCCAAAAGTGATGCAGACGGTGCCTCACAAAAAATAAATATTGATGTGAAAAAATCAAACATTATGATTAATGACTCTTTAGCCACTAATGATAATGAAATTGCATATCATGTCTATGCTGAGCAAGATAATATCCAGTCTGGCGATGTCAATATTAATGTTAGCGATAGTAAATTATCAGGTATTAGTGGCGATTATGGCTCTACTGCAGTTTATATTAAATCCAAATCAGATAAAGGTAACCTGCTTGCTACATTAAATAATACAGATATTTCATTGGATGGCTTCAATGCGGATGGCGTTCACTTAGTGAATTTAAGTGATACATCTGCAGGAGACATTACCATAGAAACTAACTCTGGAAGTATTGTTAGCAAAAATTCAGAGGGTAACGTTGAATATAATTATGCTCTTTTTGGTAACCAAAAAGGTAAAAATGCCACAGGTGATATTCGTATAACAAATAATGCAACAAATATCACAACAGGAAGTAAAGATAATGATAATGGCCGAGGTGCGATAGGTATACATGCGCTATTCGATAGCCAAACTGCAAGCGGTGATATTGTTATTGATAACAAAGGAAATATTAATACGCTAGCAAAAGGTGATATGAATAATGGTATTTATACAAATAACGCAGGAACAGGTAATATCCTTATAAGTAATACAGGAAATATCACAACGAATGGAACAGCATCAAGTGCAATTCATTCACAGCAAGATAATGTTCAAGCTAAAAAAGACAGTGTGAACCAAATTAGTAACTCAGGGAAATTAGAAACTCTGGGAAATTATTCTAGTGGAATTACCTTAATCAAAAAAAATGCAGGAAAAGTACTTGTTAATAATGAAGGTGATGCTGTAATCAACGGAAGCTTCTCCCATGGCATCTATTTGGATACTCAAGGTGGAGATATTCAAGTTCAGTCATCTAAAGGGGATATTACAACAAGTGGTGATACTTCCCATGGTATTTTTGTAAATAATAAATCAGCTGCTGATAATACGTTAGTTATTAATAATAGTTCGAATATTTCAACAACGGGAGCAAGAACAGGTAGTAATAATTCTGCGGCTGCAATCCGTGTGACACAGGAAGGTGATGGAAAAATAAACCTCACTAACTCAGGAAATATTTCAACAAAAGGTATTGAAGCAAGAAATATCTATATTAATGCACTTGGCAATTCAGCTGTTGAAGTAAATAACAGTGGTTCATTAACATCCGAAAATAGCTCGGCAGTAGGTATTTATAGCCAAGGTGATGTGTTAATCACAAATACCGGAAATATTTCTGCAAAAAACAAGGCAGATAGTAAACAAGAAGTCTCAGGTCATGGTATCGAAGGTATTTCAAGAACGGGTAATATTAATATCCAGCATTTAGCTGGAGATATCACTGTTGAAAATAATGCACAAAATCAACAATCTCATGGAATTGTAGCTGGGGGTGGCACAAATACAGAGGTTGCTCGTAGTGCTGATATTCTTATTGGAAGTAAAGCGAATATTGATGCAACACAAGGGAACTCTGCTGTTTTCTTAAAAACCGTAAAAGAAGGTTCGGTTAATATAAACCAAGGAGCCACAGTTAAAGGTGGTAACGATGCTGGTGTTCATTTTGAGGTAGAAAATGGCGGTGCTGGTGATTATGCCATCAATAATGCCGGTTTTATTAGTGCAAAAAGTGATAAAGCGATTAATGTGGTTGGCTCTGATGCAAATAGCCAGTTATCTCTAACTAATAGTGGCACCCTCCAAGGTGTTGTGAACGCCAATAATAAAACTGCACTTAATTTAGAAAACACAGGAACCTTTTTAGTTCGCAATCAAAATAATGAAACTAAAAATGTTGCTATTTCTCACTTTAATAATGGCACTATCAATAATACTGGCACAATTAAACTTTTAGCCGTTGATGGTATTAACAGTAATACTACTGGGGAATATGTTCCTCATGGCACATTAAGTAGTGCCAGTTCAGGAATTGTTCATGGACAATTATTAGGCGTTAAGGACTTCAATCATAGTGGTGTACTTGACTTAACCGGCGCTGGGTTATCGGGTAATAGTTTTGTGATAAGTGGTGGCCAAGTCGCAGGACAAAATGGAAATGGAACTTTCACAACCAATGGCGGCACCCTAAAAATGGCGACAACTTTGAATGAAGGGGGGCAAGAAAGCCGTAGTGATGTTTTAGTGGTTGATAACCTGAAAAAAGGTAATGACGCTACTAAAATTGACATCGTCATTGCTTCCGGAAGTAAAGAAATCGCCACTAAAGAAAATGGGATTCAACTCGTTAAAACATTAGGGACGCAAGATGCGGATGCATTTGAATTAGCGGGGCCAGTCACTTATGGTCGATATGAATACTTGTTATATGATGGAGATGCATCTGGAGTCAATGATGGTTATTACTTACGTAATCAATTGAAAAAAACCGATGAAAAAATACCTAACCCAAACGTAGGGGCTTATCTAGGTAACCAATACGCTGCTGCGAATATGTTTAATCAAAATATTCTAGATAGGCGTGATAATGTTCAAGCTCCAGATCAAACAGTATGGGCTAGAATTAATTACAATCAGGTTAAAACCGATCATATTCGTGATACTCAAGAGCTCCAGATTGATAGTACCTTGTTACAAATAGGAGCCGATTTCTACCGCGATGAAGAAAAAGGTCGAGTCGCAGGTGCCTATGTTGGTTATGGGTACAGTGATGTAGAAAACCGTTCCCGCTTAACTGGAACAAAGGCTGAAGGTGATGTAAAAGGTGTACAACTTGGGGCGTATTATAGTTGGATGCCAGAAAAAGATAATGGCCCTTATGTTGATGTTTGGGGACATTTTGCCCATTACAACAATAAACTAAAAGGACAGGCTCAGAAAAACCAAGATAGAAAATATGATAGCTATGGTTTTGCGGTGTCTACAGAAGGAGGATATTCCTTTATTGTTGAAGAAAATGATGTCAATAAATGGGTACTCAAGCCACATGTACAGTTAACGTATAACTATATTGATGCGGATGACTTTACCGATCATAACAATACTCGTTTTAGTCATAATAAGAGTGAAGGTGTTCAAACTCGATTAGGTGCTCGTTTTTATGGTAATAAACAGCAACCAAAAGGGTTATTACCATTTGTTGAAGCTAACTGGTTATACAACGGAATGGATAATGAAGTGGTTTTAAATGGTGACAAAGAAAGTAGTGACATCGGTAAAAATATTGGTGAATTAAAAATAGGCTTACAAGGAAATGTGAATGACTCATCAAGCTTATTTATTCATTTTAATGTTCAAAAAGGCTCACATGATTACCAACAAATAGGTGGGCAAATTGGTTATAACTATAACTGGTAA
- a CDS encoding acetyltransferase: MLSTDEIKQPHWPTLKLILSSLIVFSFYLKQSQIHDFSLLINVFDLTLIPMFVFIVAFISKKGTWESWRNNLLAALVIYGTFQTIDMIPLYYSGQFDLNTYLIFPQNGVWFFLATPIWQAFFLLLPSYIKNNKLILLSILFVSVLLSYLTKGYENKLSTFFAIVQYFPFFIIAYLVDQRTIAKFKGKPLLVIVLLSMLSLYILYYYSYVNSFFIKKLELNILIVNLITYIISLLIGVILSAGIISVAPTTPKHASIANNALGIYLIHPIICFILLQGIVFFHLSLTFPMVLALTVITISLSLLLASIKTIHWFISPTFNAR, from the coding sequence ATGTTGAGTACGGACGAAATTAAACAACCCCATTGGCCTACATTAAAATTGATATTAAGTTCTCTTATTGTTTTTAGTTTTTATTTGAAACAAAGTCAGATACATGACTTTTCATTATTGATTAATGTATTCGATTTAACATTAATTCCTATGTTTGTTTTTATTGTTGCTTTTATCAGTAAAAAAGGAACATGGGAAAGTTGGCGTAATAATTTATTAGCTGCTTTAGTAATTTATGGTACTTTTCAAACTATTGATATGATACCCCTCTATTACTCAGGGCAATTCGATCTTAACACTTACCTTATTTTTCCTCAAAATGGTGTCTGGTTCTTTCTAGCGACACCAATTTGGCAAGCTTTTTTCCTACTGTTACCTTCCTATATAAAAAATAATAAACTAATATTATTATCTATTTTATTTGTGAGTGTACTGTTATCTTATCTAACTAAAGGTTATGAAAACAAATTATCTACTTTTTTTGCTATAGTACAATATTTCCCATTTTTTATTATCGCTTATTTAGTAGACCAACGAACCATAGCTAAATTTAAAGGTAAACCTCTACTTGTTATTGTTTTATTAAGCATGTTATCACTATATATACTTTATTATTATTCTTATGTTAATTCTTTTTTTATAAAAAAATTAGAGTTAAATATATTAATCGTAAATTTAATAACATATATTATCTCTTTATTGATTGGTGTTATTTTAAGTGCAGGGATTATCTCCGTTGCACCGACAACTCCAAAACATGCCTCTATTGCCAATAATGCGTTAGGCATTTATTTAATTCATCCCATCATTTGCTTTATCCTCTTACAAGGAATAGTTTTTTTCCATTTATCACTTACATTTCCAATGGTATTAGCTCTCACTGTTATCACCATTAGCCTGTCATTATTATTGGCATCAATTAAGACTATTCATTGGTTTATTAGTCCTACTTTTAATGCTCGATAG
- a CDS encoding cyanate transporter gives MTALPRKKTWQIVLTIILVGINLRPFLTGPGPVIDNIIASTGMSYSQVSLLTLLPMLLMGIGALIVPFLQPYIQVRKGLLVAMLMLLMGSFSRAYVSDGNQLLLTALFCGLSVAYIQAVFPGIIKGWFGNRTPIMMGLYSAMLMGGGALGAQLSPLLTENYGHWQSALAWFALPAGFAFIAILFSIKNSATSANKISLNTLIWRPRTGLLILGFGCVNAGYASVVTWLAPFYQSLGMPSAQSGSLVAILSLFQASAALIIPFLAAKNHDRRFWLTITLISQFIGFVAVMVIPMSAPYLWSIFLGCGLGGCFSMMMIVALDHIPDPAQAGALSALMQGGGFIIAAFGPLVAVLLRQPDGSFTYAWAFHAILVIVTIGLFARLNPRHYAKAYPANHPTQ, from the coding sequence ATGACTGCCTTACCAAGAAAAAAAACATGGCAGATTGTCCTCACTATTATTTTAGTTGGGATAAACTTACGCCCATTCTTAACTGGCCCCGGCCCTGTTATTGACAATATTATTGCCTCAACAGGAATGAGTTATAGTCAAGTCTCATTACTCACACTATTACCCATGCTTTTAATGGGAATAGGCGCATTAATCGTTCCCTTCTTACAACCTTATATTCAAGTACGTAAAGGGCTTTTAGTCGCAATGCTAATGCTTCTGATGGGCTCCTTTTCTAGAGCCTATGTTTCTGATGGCAATCAACTATTACTGACGGCACTCTTTTGTGGTTTAAGTGTCGCCTATATTCAAGCGGTATTTCCCGGCATTATTAAAGGGTGGTTTGGAAATCGAACTCCTATCATGATGGGATTATATTCCGCAATGCTAATGGGGGGAGGTGCACTTGGGGCGCAATTATCTCCCCTTCTTACTGAGAATTATGGCCATTGGCAAAGTGCTTTAGCGTGGTTTGCGCTTCCCGCAGGATTTGCATTTATCGCGATCCTTTTTTCTATTAAAAATAGCGCCACTTCCGCCAATAAAATATCACTAAATACCTTAATTTGGCGTCCTAGAACAGGATTACTTATTTTAGGATTTGGTTGTGTTAATGCAGGTTATGCCTCTGTTGTGACATGGTTGGCACCATTCTACCAATCATTAGGAATGCCAAGTGCCCAAAGTGGCTCACTTGTTGCTATTCTTTCTCTTTTCCAAGCCTCTGCCGCTTTAATTATTCCTTTCTTGGCGGCTAAAAATCACGACAGGCGTTTTTGGCTTACGATAACATTAATAAGCCAATTTATTGGTTTTGTCGCGGTTATGGTTATTCCGATGAGTGCCCCTTATCTTTGGAGTATATTCTTAGGCTGTGGTTTGGGGGGATGTTTTTCCATGATGATGATTGTCGCTCTCGATCATATTCCTGATCCGGCACAAGCAGGTGCTCTATCAGCATTAATGCAAGGTGGTGGCTTTATTATTGCTGCTTTCGGCCCATTAGTTGCAGTGCTATTACGCCAGCCTGATGGAAGCTTTACTTATGCATGGGCATTTCATGCCATTTTAGTGATTGTGACTATAGGATTATTTGCACGATTAAATCCTCGTCATTATGCGAAAGCTTATCCCGCTAATCATCCTACTCAATAA
- a CDS encoding carbamate kinase family protein, whose translation MKELVVVAIGGNSIIKDNASQSIAHQEQAVQEVASHISDMVAEGYNIVLTHGNGPQVGLDLRRAEVAHVQEGLPLTPLANCVADTQGGIGYLIQQALTNKLRVQQNKQAITLITQVEVDKNDPNFVSPTKPIGAFFSEQEMVQLKQENPQWHFVEDSGRGYRRVVASPIPQHVIESKAIKSLSECGYVVIAVGGGGIPVIKNEHGNYQSVDAVIDKDLSSTLLAKELHADILIITTGVEKVCIHFGKPEQKALGETSVEEMTQYMHEGHFPPGSMLPKIEASLSFLAAGGKRVIITTPEKLASALKGETGTHIVA comes from the coding sequence ATGAAAGAACTCGTTGTTGTTGCCATTGGAGGCAACAGTATTATTAAAGACAATGCTAGCCAGTCTATCGCTCATCAAGAACAAGCAGTACAAGAGGTTGCATCCCATATTAGTGATATGGTGGCTGAAGGGTATAATATTGTTTTAACACATGGTAATGGGCCACAAGTCGGGCTTGATTTACGTCGCGCAGAAGTGGCACATGTGCAAGAAGGTTTACCGTTAACGCCATTAGCCAACTGTGTTGCAGATACACAAGGTGGTATTGGTTATTTAATACAACAAGCATTAACGAATAAGCTTCGTGTTCAACAAAATAAACAAGCGATCACTCTTATCACACAAGTTGAAGTTGATAAAAACGATCCAAATTTTGTTTCTCCAACAAAACCTATTGGTGCATTTTTCTCAGAACAAGAGATGGTGCAATTAAAGCAAGAAAATCCTCAATGGCATTTCGTTGAAGATTCTGGTCGTGGTTATCGCCGTGTTGTTGCCTCTCCAATTCCACAGCATGTTATTGAATCTAAGGCAATTAAATCACTGTCAGAGTGTGGCTATGTTGTGATTGCAGTAGGCGGTGGCGGTATACCAGTTATCAAAAATGAGCACGGCAATTACCAAAGTGTTGATGCGGTTATTGATAAAGATCTGTCATCAACATTGCTCGCAAAAGAATTACATGCAGATATTCTTATTATCACAACGGGCGTTGAAAAAGTCTGTATTCATTTCGGCAAACCAGAACAGAAAGCATTAGGCGAAACGTCGGTTGAAGAAATGACACAATATATGCATGAAGGGCATTTCCCTCCGGGCAGTATGCTTCCTAAAATTGAAGCCAGTCTCTCATTTTTAGCTGCTGGCGGAAAAAGAGTGATTATCACAACGCCAGAAAAATTAGCTTCAGCCTTAAAAGGTGAAACTGGAACACATATCGTTGCTTAA
- the dusB gene encoding tRNA dihydrouridine synthase DusB, whose protein sequence is MRIGQYQLKNCLIAAPMAGVTDRPFRSLCYDMGAGMTVSEMLSSNPQVWQTDKSRLRMVHSDELGIRSVQIAGSDPVDMAAAAKINADSGAQIIDINMGCPAKKVNKKLAGSALLRHPDLVAEILSAVVNAVDVPVTLKIRTGWSPDERNCVEIAKLAERCGIQALTIHGRTRECLFKGEAEYDSIRTVKQSVSIPIIANGDITDPLKARAVLDYTGADALMIGRAAQGRPWIFREIQHYLDTGELLPPLPIAEVQQIMQKHVRELHDFYGQGKGTRIARKHVSWYLKEHAPDDQFRRSFNAIEDASEQLEALEAYFENFLRK, encoded by the coding sequence ATGCGAATCGGACAGTATCAGTTAAAAAATTGCCTTATCGCGGCTCCCATGGCTGGCGTTACAGACCGACCTTTTCGGTCGCTTTGCTATGATATGGGTGCGGGTATGACAGTTTCTGAAATGCTTTCTTCCAATCCTCAGGTTTGGCAGACAGACAAGTCTCGATTACGAATGGTACATAGTGATGAATTGGGGATCCGCTCCGTACAAATTGCAGGAAGTGATCCCGTTGATATGGCGGCAGCTGCGAAAATAAACGCAGATAGTGGCGCTCAAATTATCGACATTAACATGGGTTGCCCTGCAAAAAAGGTGAATAAAAAGCTAGCCGGTTCAGCACTACTTCGTCATCCCGACCTTGTCGCAGAGATCCTCTCTGCTGTGGTTAACGCGGTAGATGTTCCTGTTACTCTCAAGATCCGTACTGGCTGGTCACCTGATGAACGTAACTGTGTAGAGATTGCCAAATTGGCTGAACGTTGTGGTATTCAGGCTCTCACTATTCATGGACGTACACGCGAGTGTTTGTTCAAAGGGGAAGCCGAATACGACAGTATTCGGACAGTTAAGCAGAGTGTTTCTATTCCCATTATTGCGAATGGAGACATAACAGACCCGCTAAAAGCCAGAGCAGTATTAGACTACACTGGAGCCGATGCTTTGATGATCGGTCGCGCTGCTCAGGGAAGACCCTGGATCTTTCGGGAAATCCAGCACTATCTGGACACAGGTGAACTGTTGCCCCCTCTGCCGATTGCAGAGGTACAACAAATAATGCAAAAGCATGTGCGTGAGTTGCACGACTTTTACGGTCAAGGCAAAGGAACTCGCATTGCACGCAAGCATGTCTCTTGGTATCTCAAGGAACATGCCCCTGATGACCAGTTTCGGCGCTCCTTCAACGCCATAGAGGATGCCAGCGAACAGCTGGAGGCGTTGGAAGCATATTTCGAAAATTTTTTGCGTAAATAA
- a CDS encoding glycerophosphoryl diester phosphodiesterase, with product MKIAAHRGFSGKAPENTLAAFKMAIDFGCEWIETDVQLTADHVPVLIHDKTVNRCTNGQGAVRFHTLDDLHRLDAGSWFSSLYQGEKIPSLRQGLQLIKRSGTKLNIELKTWPDDDVDRLCLAVSDMIKSADIPNEQILFSSFDTHALIVMKRYLPFIRRGQLWDEIPDNALETLKAIDGFSVHCNYKYLTQEQAQLLKQAGYEIYCYTPNDPEEVKDYEQWGVDMLITDMPDVYQIAK from the coding sequence ATGAAGATAGCTGCTCACCGAGGTTTTTCTGGAAAAGCCCCTGAAAATACACTGGCTGCATTTAAAATGGCGATTGATTTCGGGTGCGAATGGATTGAAACGGATGTGCAATTAACCGCGGATCATGTTCCTGTGCTTATTCATGATAAAACAGTTAATCGTTGCACGAATGGGCAAGGTGCTGTGCGTTTTCATACCTTAGATGATTTACATCGCCTTGATGCAGGAAGTTGGTTTAGTTCACTCTATCAAGGTGAGAAAATTCCTTCTTTAAGACAAGGATTACAACTCATTAAGCGTTCAGGAACAAAGCTTAATATTGAGCTGAAAACGTGGCCCGATGATGATGTTGATCGTTTATGTTTAGCGGTTTCTGACATGATAAAAAGTGCAGATATTCCTAATGAGCAAATTCTATTTTCTTCTTTTGATACACATGCACTTATTGTTATGAAACGATATCTGCCTTTTATTCGTAGAGGGCAATTATGGGATGAGATCCCTGATAATGCGCTAGAAACGCTAAAAGCGATTGATGGTTTTAGTGTGCATTGTAATTACAAATACCTTACGCAAGAACAAGCGCAATTGTTAAAACAAGCAGGCTATGAAATTTATTGTTATACCCCAAATGATCCTGAAGAAGTGAAAGATTATGAGCAATGGGGTGTTGATATGCTAATTACTGATATGCCTGATGTTTATCAAATAGCAAAATAA